TCTCCAGCGACGGCAGCGTCGCTTCGGTCGCGGCGAGCTGCGAGCGCACGGCCAGCGTGTCGGACAGCGACTTCGCGCCGATCGCCTGCTGCTTCTGCGCAATGTCGAGTTCCTGCTTCAGCGAATCGACGATTTCGTGCGTGGCCTTGACCTGCTCGCGCAGCGACGCTTCCTGCAGCGAAGCGGTGATGACGTTCGCCGCCAGCGTCAAGTACGTTGCATCGAGTTGCGCGCGGCTGACATCGGCCTGCGCCTGCTGCGCTTCGATGCCGCGACGCACGCCGCCGAAAATGTCGAACACGTAGCCGACGCTGACGCCCGCGTTGTAGACGGTGAAGGGCCCGAGCGCCTTGCCGGTGCCGGTCTGCGCGGCGGACTGCTTGGCGCGGGTGGCGCCGAGGTTCGCATCCAGCGACGGGAACAGACTGCCGCCCGCGGCTTTCGCGGTTTCCTCGGCCTGGCGCAACGCGGCCTGTGCGGCGGTGATCGACGGGCTGTGCTGGAACGCCTGCTGCACGCGGCGATCCAGTTCGGCGTTGCCGAACGTGGTCCACCAGCGCTGCGGCACGTTCTCGCCTTCGAGGAAGCGTTGCGCGTCACCCCCGGCGGTGTCGGCGGTGACCGTGGATTGCGGCAGGGGCGCGGTCGTGTAGCGATCGACCGCGGGCGCGGCCGGAACCCGGAAATTCGGGCCGACTGCACATCCGGCAAGTGCCAGCGTCGCGATCGTCAGCGTGGCCCGCCTCGCGGCAGACTTGAATGGAGTCATGGCATGCGTCATTCGGGCGGGAAACGGTTTGAAGCGTTCTGCAAGGCGCCGGAGCGGCGGACGGCATATCTGAACTGCGCGGTATAGTATCTACACCGCTCTTGCGTTGCAACATTTTTCGGCGAGGCGGCCGTGCGCCTTGCATTGCCGGACCGCGAGCACGCGGGTGATGCGTATTCAAACCGGATCGACGCCGCTTGGATAGAGTCGGAAGTCCTGCTTTTCAACATGACACTCGTCAGGTGGCATTCGCGCATGCTGCATTGACGATCGGTGCCGCGTGATTTCGACAGGCTTGAAGTGCAAGGGCATGCTCCGCGAAGAACGCAAGGTGCACCAAAAAAACCGTTTACGTTCTCCGCGTTCTTCGCGGACAATTTTCTGCTTCTCAGGCGAACGTGGCTCGAAACGCCGCCAGCGACGCGCGCCACCAGTCCGCCGCGCGCGCCAGCGTCGCCGGTTCGGGAAAGCCGTGGCGCGCGGCGTGCCGTTGCGGGATCGTGTCCCAGCCGCGGTGCTCGATCGACACGCGGGTTTCGTCGCCGACCGGCTCGAAGCAAACTTCGACTTCGGTCGATTGCTCAGGCGCGAAGCTCGCAGACCGCCACGCGAACACCAGGCGGCGGCCGGGTTCCCACACCGAGATGCGTCCGATCTCGAACTCGCCACCATCGTCGAACGTGGTGTACAGCCGTCCGCCCGCGCCGGGTTCGAACGCCAGCCGGCCATCGCCGCGCTCCGTGATCCGGAACAATCCGTTCGGCCGCCACCACGCCGCGATGTCCGTGGTGAAGACTTCGAACGCACGCGCGGGATCGGCGGGCACGCGGATCGCGAGATAGACCTTCGACGTCACTTTTTCTTTGGGGCTGTCCTAGATAACGCTAAAGGTCGAGCCAGAGTTTGAGAGTTTGCAGTTGTTGTTTTGGTGTGCCGTAGTTGAAGCGGAACTCGCATTCTTTCAGGAACAGGAAGAAGTGTTTGCGCGGCACGCCATTGTACTTTCGCAAAATCCGCTTGGATTGATTCCAGAAATTCTCGATGCCGTTGATGTGCTGACCGCGACGGCCCACGAAGCTGCGACTGTGGTTCACACGATGATGTTTGAAACCGGAAACATCCAGGATGTTGTAACTGGAAAGGCTGTCGGTGTAGACCACCGAATCGGCCTGCACCTTGGTTTTCAGGGCAGTCAGCAACGTGCGGCTCTGGGCATCGGCGACCGGCAGCGCGTAGACCTTGCCGCCGCGTTTGAGGATGCCGAACACACACACCTTGCCGGCTGCACCCCGTCCGCGTTTGCCTTTGCGGACCCCGCCGAAGTAGCTTTCATCGCATTCGAACACCGCAAGTTCGGGTTCGATCTCGGCCATCTTGGCGGCGATGCACTGGCGCAGCTTGTGGAAGAACAGCGCTGCGGTGTTGCGATGCACGCCGGTCAGATCGGCGGCGGTTCGAGCTGTCACTTCGGCGACGAACAACTCCAGCAGCTTGGATTGCTGTTTTCTACTGATCCGACAACGATGTAGAGCCATGGGCCATCCTAGACAGGGTTACTTATCTAGGACAGCCCCTTTTCTTTTTCCCCACGTGCGCCTTGAACGCGACCAGTTGCTCCGCCCACGCGTTCTCGGTCTGTTCCAGCCACGCCTTCAATTCGGCCATGGGCTGCGGGCGCAGGCTGTACACGCGCACGCGCGAATCGAAGGCATCGCGTTGCTCGTCGACGAGGCCGCTCTCGCGCAACGCGCGCAGGTGCCGGCTCACCGCCGGAAACGAGCTGCGCAGCGCGCCCGCCAGTTCGCCGGCGCGGTAGGGGCGTTCGCGCAGGAGATCCACGATCCGCCGCCGGTCCGGCGCGGCCAGCGCGGCGAGCGTGCGGTCGAGCCTTGCTGCGCTCATGCAAGCTTGCTGAACCTGAAGCCGGTCGCGTCTTCCATGTCCTTCTGCGACACCTCGCGCACGGCCTGGGCGAAGGTCCAGTGGTGGCCTTCCGGATCCACGGCAACGTAGGTGCGGTCGCCGTAGAACTGGTCTTCGGGTTCCTTGAAGATTTTCGCGCCGGCGCGGCGCGCGCGTTCGCAGTGCGCGTCGATGTCGCGCTCGACGCGCACGTGGAGGCGCTGGGTGTTCTTGCCGCCGGCGGACTGCGGGCTGCTCACCCAGTCCCAGCCGGGCCACGGGCCGCCGACCATGATGACGCCATCGCCGAAAGTCATCTCCGCGTGCACGATGTTGCCGTCGCCGTCGGTCAGCACTTCGCTGGGTTCGAAGCCGAACGCCTTTTCCAGCCATTCGAGCGCAGCGCGGGTGTCGTTGTAGGTGATGGACGGAATGAAGGAGGGTCGGCGGATTTGCGGGTTGGTCATCGCGGGCTCCCGTAGTTGCTTGACGTGTTAATAGTTAACACGAATTGCAATCAATTTGCAAGGCGTCAGCGAACCATTGCGGGCAGGTTCAACCCGGAAGCGCGGCCGCCTTGTGGGCTTCGGCGAGGTACTCGCGGCTCTGCATCTCGATCAGGCGGCTCTCGATGCGCGCGAAATCGCCGCGCAGCCGCGTGCCGTCGTACAGCTCGACCACCGGCGCCTGCGCGGTCACCGCCAGCTTCACGCGGCGGTCGTACACCTCGTCGATCAGGTGCACGAAGCGTTGCGCGGCGTCTTCGTTGAACGGCGTGAACTGCGGCAGGCGCGAAATCAGGATCGCGGGATACGTCCGCGCCAGTTCGATGTAATCCGCCGAACCGTACGGGCCGTCGCACAGCGCCGCGAAGTCGAACCACGCCGCCTGCGCGCACACGCGGTGCGCACGGAAGCTGCGGTCGTTGATCGTGAGCGTGGCGTTCTCCTCGACCGGACCCTGCGCCAGTTCCGCGAACAGCCGCGCCAGCGCCGCTTCGGCGCGCGCGTCGTCCGGCGTCAGGTACACCGGCGCGCGGGTCAACGCGCGCAGGCGCCAATCCTGCGGCGATGCCAGTTCCAGCACTTCGCAGTGTTGCTCCAATAAATCGATCGCCGGCAGGAAGCGTTCGCGCTGCAGGCCGTTCCTGTAAAGCTCATGCGGCGGCGTGTTCGAGGTGGTGACCAGGGTGACGCCGCGTTCGACCAGCGCGCGCAGCAGGCCGTACAGGATCATCGCATCGCCGATGTCGGTGACCATGAACTCGTCGAGGCACAGCACCCGCGCGCGCGCGGCGATGCCGGCCGCGACCCGCGGCAGCGGATCGCGCACTTCGCCGAGCGCGCGCAACTGCGCGTGCACGTCCAGCATGAAACGATGGAAATGCACGCGCAGCGCGAGGCCGGACGGCAGCGATGCGACGAACTGATCCATCAGCATGGTCTTGCCGCGGCCGACCGCGCCCCACAAATACAAGCCGTGGACCGGTTCGGGGGCTTTCAGGCGCGCGCGCAACCGCGCGAACATGCCCGGCGGCGGTGCCTCCAGCAATGCCGCGTGCAGGCGATCGAAGGCTTCCAGCGCGGTGCGTTGCGCCGGATCATCCTGCCAGCGGTTTTCCACGACCCCACGGGCGTACAGCACAGTCGGTAGCGCGCCGGCAGGAACAGCTTGCGCTTCGCTCATCGCGGAGGCGGCAGCCAATACCGGATCGCATTCTTCACCGCGCCGCGCAAGTCCATCAGGCGGCGGTGGAAGAAATGTCCGGTCTCGGGCATGCGGATCAGCGTCGGCGGCGGGTCGAGCGTTTCGATCCAGTCGAACACGCCCTGCGCATCCACCACTTCGTCGTCCTCGCCCTGCACCACCAGCCACGGGCAGCCCGGCATCGCCAGTTCCGCGAATTCGTAGCGCCCGACCGGCGGCGCCACGGTGACCAGCGCGTCCGCGCCAAGCGAACGCGCGGAACGCAGCGCGACGTAGCTGCCGAACGAGAATCCCGCCAGCCACAAGGCATCGCCGGCGCGCGCCTGGCGCACCCACTGCGCCACCGCGACCAGGTCGCCGCTTTCGCCATCGCCGTTGTCGAACGCGCCGTTGGACGCGCCGACGCCACGAAAGTTGAAGCGCACCGTCGCGAGCCCCGATTCGCGGAACGCGCGTTCCAGCATCGTGACCACCTTGTTGCGCATCGTGCCGCCCTGTTGCGGATTGGGGTGGCAGATCACGACCGTGCCGGCGCGCGCCTGGTCCGGTTCCGGCACCGCTGTCGCCACTTCCAGCGTACCGGCGGGACCGGGCAGCGCGAACGTGGCGGGGGCGTCTGGGAAGCCGGCCGGGGCCGGCGGCAAGGCGTCGCTCATGGGAGGATGATAATGGGAAACCGCCATGAACCACCTCGCCCATGCCCTGCTTGCCGACGCCGCTGGCGTCGAGTTCGCGCTGGGCAGCGCGCAGGGCGATTTCGTCCACGGGCCGCCCGATCCGGATTGGTCTTGCGCACGCCAGGCCGGCCTGCGTTTCCATCGCGCGATCGACCGTTTCACCGACACGCATTCCGAAGTGGTGGCCGCGCGCAGCGGCTTCGAGCCGCCGCTGCGCCGCTACGCGGGCATCGTGCTGGACGTGTGGTTCGATCATTTGCTGGTGCGCGAATGGAACCGTTACCGCGCGGACGAACGGCTGCCCGAATTTTCGCGGCGCTGGCTGGCGCTGCTGGACGCGCATGCGGCGGAATTGCCGGAATCGCTGCGCGCGTTCCTCGCCTGGATGCACGCGCACGGCCTGCCTGCGGCGTACGGCAATGAAGCCACGCTCGACGTCGTGTTCCATGCGCTGGCGCGGCGCTTGTCGCGACCATCACCCATCGGCGAGGCATTGCCCGCACTGCTCGAACGCACAAAGGCGCTGCAGCATTGCTTCGACGCGTTCTTCCCGGAACTCGTGGTGCACGCGCGTGATTTGCGCCGCGCGTTGCTGGCCTAGGCTTCCTCGCTGAGCTTGCGGCTGGCCACGACCGCACGCCAGCCGAACACGCCGGCCAAGCCAGCCGCCGCCGCGGATACCGCGCCGATCGTTCCCAGCGAAGCGCCCAGCGCGCGCAGCGCTTGCAGCCCGCTCGCCACCGTGACATCGCCGAAACGCCACACCGCGGTGTCGACGAAGTTCTTGCCCTTGTAACGGATCTCGCGCGCGGTGCGCGTGTACAGCGCGTCCGACGCAGGCTTGGTGACGCCGTACGCGAAGCCGCGCGTCACCACCAGCATCAGCGGGATCAGCGCGACAGTCATTCCGGCAACGCCGAACTGCGCGGCGCCGAACAGTGCCACCGCGATCAGCACGGCGACATTCACCGCCGCCGGCAATACCAGTCCCGAGACGATGCCGAAGCGCTGCAGCATCCAGCGCGTCAGTCCGACCTGCAACGCCATCTGCAGGATGTTCACCGCGAGATCGATGTGTCCGTAGAAGGCGGTGCGCGCGGCGGCATCGGCGAAATGCGCCTTGGCGTAATCGGCGACCAGCGCGTACGCGAGCGTGCCCACGCCGTCCGAGCACAGCATCAGGAGCGCCATCAGGCGCAGGAACGGATCGGTGAAGGTCGCGCGCAGACCCGCAAGGATCGAGCCGCCGATCGGCGCTGCTTCT
The genomic region above belongs to Rhodanobacteraceae bacterium and contains:
- a CDS encoding Efflux transport system, outer membrane factor (OMF) lipoprotein; translated protein: MTPFKSAARRATLTIATLALAGCAVGPNFRVPAAPAVDRYTTAPLPQSTVTADTAGGDAQRFLEGENVPQRWWTTFGNAELDRRVQQAFQHSPSITAAQAALRQAEETAKAAGGSLFPSLDANLGATRAKQSAAQTGTGKALGPFTVYNAGVSVGYVFDIFGGVRRGIEAQQAQADVSRAQLDATYLTLAANVITASLQEASLREQVKATHEIVDSLKQELDIAQKQQAIGAKSLSDTLAVRSQLAATEATLPSLEKQLSATQNQLATYLGVTPAQLQLQPVTLADVTLPTDIPVSLPSTLVAQRPDIRAASAQLHAATAQVGVATADMLPKLSLNGSLTSEALKTSGLFAAGSGGWSIGLGLLQPLFHGGQLLHQKRAAEAGMDAALADWQQTVLVAFQNVADSLQALDYDAQSLKAQSTSEQDAEKLLSLTREQYRVGAVDYLTLLSAERQHQQARIAEISARASRLADTAALYAALGGSWDHPTQLSEANSAAKH
- a CDS encoding Mobile element protein; amino-acid sequence: MALHRCRISRKQQSKLLELFVAEVTARTAADLTGVHRNTAALFFHKLRQCIAAKMAEIEPELAVFECDESYFGGVRKGKRGRGAAGKVCVFGILKRGGKVYALPVADAQSRTLLTALKTKVQADSVVYTDSLSSYNILDVSGFKHHRVNHSRSFVGRRGQHINGIENFWNQSKRILRKYNGVPRKHFFLFLKECEFRFNYGTPKQQLQTLKLWLDL
- a CDS encoding Transcriptional regulator, ArsR family, whose product is MSAARLDRTLAALAAPDRRRIVDLLRERPYRAGELAGALRSSFPAVSRHLRALRESGLVDEQRDAFDSRVRVYSLRPQPMAELKAWLEQTENAWAEQLVAFKAHVGKKKRGCPR
- a CDS encoding Glyoxalase family protein codes for the protein MTNPQIRRPSFIPSITYNDTRAALEWLEKAFGFEPSEVLTDGDGNIVHAEMTFGDGVIMVGGPWPGWDWVSSPQSAGGKNTQRLHVRVERDIDAHCERARRAGAKIFKEPEDQFYGDRTYVAVDPEGHHWTFAQAVREVSQKDMEDATGFRFSKLA
- a CDS encoding Cell division protein ZapE → MSEAQAVPAGALPTVLYARGVVENRWQDDPAQRTALEAFDRLHAALLEAPPPGMFARLRARLKAPEPVHGLYLWGAVGRGKTMLMDQFVASLPSGLALRVHFHRFMLDVHAQLRALGEVRDPLPRVAAGIAARARVLCLDEFMVTDIGDAMILYGLLRALVERGVTLVTTSNTPPHELYRNGLQRERFLPAIDLLEQHCEVLELASPQDWRLRALTRAPVYLTPDDARAEAALARLFAELAQGPVEENATLTINDRSFRAHRVCAQAAWFDFAALCDGPYGSADYIELARTYPAILISRLPQFTPFNEDAAQRFVHLIDEVYDRRVKLAVTAQAPVVELYDGTRLRGDFARIESRLIEMQSREYLAEAHKAAALPG
- a CDS encoding Alpha/beta hydrolase — protein: MSDALPPAPAGFPDAPATFALPGPAGTLEVATAVPEPDQARAGTVVICHPNPQQGGTMRNKVVTMLERAFRESGLATVRFNFRGVGASNGAFDNGDGESGDLVAVAQWVRQARAGDALWLAGFSFGSYVALRSARSLGADALVTVAPPVGRYEFAELAMPGCPWLVVQGEDDEVVDAQGVFDWIETLDPPPTLIRMPETGHFFHRRLMDLRGAVKNAIRYWLPPPR